In Clostridium sp., one DNA window encodes the following:
- the nifH gene encoding nitrogenase iron protein — protein MTRKIAFYGKGGIGKSTTQQNTAAAMAHFYNKKIFIHGCDPKADSTRMILGGMSQKTLMDMLRDEGEEKITAETIVKTGYGDIKCVESGGPEPGVGCAGRGVITAIDLMEKNGAYTEDLDFVFFDVLGDVVCGGFAMPLRDGKAQEVYIVASGEMMAIYAANNICKGLVKYANRSGVRLGGIICNSRQVDREREFLEEFTASINTQLIHFMPRDNIVQKAEFNKKTVIEFDDQCNQAKEYGELARKIIENKKFTIPTPLEMPELEAMVVKYGIGD, from the coding sequence ATGACAAGGAAAATTGCATTTTATGGAAAAGGTGGAATAGGTAAATCAACTACACAGCAAAATACAGCAGCAGCAATGGCACATTTTTATAATAAAAAGATATTCATACATGGATGTGATCCAAAAGCTGATTCAACACGTATGATTCTTGGAGGAATGAGCCAGAAGACATTAATGGATATGCTTCGTGATGAGGGTGAAGAAAAGATTACTGCTGAAACAATTGTAAAGACTGGATACGGGGATATCAAATGCGTAGAATCAGGTGGACCGGAACCTGGAGTAGGCTGTGCAGGCCGTGGTGTAATAACAGCTATTGACCTTATGGAAAAGAATGGTGCATATACTGAAGATCTGGATTTCGTATTTTTCGATGTACTTGGGGATGTTGTATGTGGTGGATTTGCAATGCCACTTCGTGATGGTAAGGCACAGGAAGTATATATAGTTGCTTCTGGAGAGATGATGGCCATATATGCTGCAAATAATATTTGTAAAGGTCTTGTGAAATATGCAAATAGAAGTGGTGTCCGTCTTGGTGGAATCATCTGCAATAGTCGTCAGGTAGACAGAGAAAGAGAATTTTTGGAAGAATTTACTGCATCGATTAATACACAACTAATTCATTTTATGCCCCGTGATAATATCGTACAAAAGGCTGAATTTAATAAAAAGACAGTTATAGAGTTTGATGATCAATGCAATCAAGCAAAAGAATATGGAGAGCTGGCACGGAAGATTATAGAAAACAAAAAGTTTACTATTCCTACACCGCTTGAAATGCCTGAGTTGGAAGCTATGGTTGTGAAATATGGTATCGGTGATTAA